In Gemmobacter sp., the sequence CAGCCGTTCGGCCTCGGCCGCAAGAAAGCGGTTGCCGGACGCGCGGTAGATCGCCAGGTGAAAATCGCGGTTGGCGCGGTAATACCCTTCGGTATCGCCGCTGGCGCTGGCCAGTTCGCAGGCGATCAGGGCGGATTCGATGGCAGTGTGATCTTCGGGCGTCATCCGCCGCACGGCCTGCCTGCCGCATAATGCCTCGATCTCGGCCATGACCTCGAACATCTCGACCACCTCGTCCAGCGCGGGAAACCGGACAAAGGCGCCGCGCCGCAGCCGCAGTTCGACCAGCCCCGAGGCGGCAAGCGCCTGAAACGCCTCGCGCAGCGGGGTGCGCGAGACCTGGAAATGTTCTGCCAGGCGCACCTCGTCCAGCCGGTCGCCATCGGCGAAGCGGCCTTCGACGATCATTTCCTCCAGCGCCTCGCGGATCTGGTCGGTGCGGCGGTCGGGGAGGGTTGGAACTTCTTGCATACAAGAATGTTGACTTGGAATGCACAAGCCGTCAAGCTGCCTTGTGCCACACCG encodes:
- a CDS encoding GntR family transcriptional regulator; amino-acid sequence: MQEVPTLPDRRTDQIREALEEMIVEGRFADGDRLDEVRLAEHFQVSRTPLREAFQALAASGLVELRLRRGAFVRFPALDEVVEMFEVMAEIEALCGRQAVRRMTPEDHTAIESALIACELASASGDTEGYYRANRDFHLAIYRASGNRFLAAEAERLHRRLKPFRRLQLRMRGRMHESLAEHRAILNALTAGNPTLAADELRRHIAVQGERFNDLAAGYRALAARKRA